The nucleotide sequence TGGGGTAGGGGACCGGAACCGAAGTTCAGTGAGATCCGTCGATCAGGGCTCCAAGATCCGTTGATCAGAGTCGTCTGCCCGCCGATCGGCGGAGCCGTGGCGCGGTTTGCCGCGACGCCCCGCCGGATCGAACTTCCAGACATCGCCGTCGCAGCCGAGGCCGATTTTCTGGCCTCCGGCGCGATTCCAAGGAGGTGTCGAATGGCGCGCCCGATGTGGAAGGGCTCGGTCAACTTTGGTCTCGTGAACGTTCCGATCCGGATGTACCGGGCGGTCTCTCCGCGGGACGTGCGCTTCCATCAGCTCCACGCCAAGGACAAGGCACGCATCCGCGAGCGGCGCATCTGCGAAGCCGAGGGCACCGAGGTCCCCTACGACGAGATCATCAAAGGCTACGAGATCAGCAAGGGCGTCTACGTCACCATCACGCCCGAGGAGCTCAAGGCGCTGGCGCCCAAGGGCACCTACGCCATCGATATCGAGGACTTCGTTCCCTCGAATGACATCCACCCGCTCTTCTATGACGCCCACTATCACCTGGTGCCGGAGACGAACGCCGCGCGTGCGTACGCACTGCTGAGCCAGGCGCTGGAGAGCTCCGGGCGGATTGGCGTGGGGCGCGTGGTGCTGAGGACGAAGCAGTACACCTGCGCCGTGCGGCCCAACGGGCCGGGGTTGATGCTCTCGTTGATGAACAGCGTGGACGAGGTGCTTCCGCTGGAGCAGATCGACGGGATGCCCTCGCACATGCCCAAGGTGAACGCACGCGAGCTGGCCACGGCTGAGCAGCTCATCGAGTCGCTCAGTGCTCCGTTCGATCCCGAGAAGTACCGGGACGTCTACCGCGAGCAGCTCGAAGAGGTGCTGAAGCAGAAGGCGGGCGGCGTGGAGATCCGCCCGTCGCCTGCGGCCGAGCCGGAGTACAGCGCCCCGGCGAATCTGATGGAGGCCCTGAAGAAGAGCCTCGCGGCCGCGAAGCGCACGCGGGACCGGGAGGAGGAGGCCACCAAGCCCCAACGCGCCACCCGCGCCACGCGCACCTCGGGGACGCGCCGGGTCCGCTCACAGGCCGCGGCCCGCACGGCCCGGAGCCGCAAGAAGAAGTCCTGAGTCCGGCTGCTCGTGCCTGGCTCTGGAGCAAGCGGGATGACCCGGGGCTGCCGTCACAGGTGGGCCCGGGGCTCTCCTTCTCGATGACCCCCAAGTCGTCCAAGGAGACGCACGATGAGCAACCCCAAGAACCAGAACCTCGCCCCCCGTGACACCCTGAGCATTACCAACGGCCAGTCGCTGATCGAGCTCGAGCCCGAGCAGCTGCGGGCCGTCGTCGGTGGCACGAGGAAGAACCCGAAGATCGACGTGACCGTGAAGCCGGACGGCACCATCATCATCAAGGTGAACCCCTAGCGCACCGCCGTCGGCGGTGGGTGTTCGTGCCGCGCCCACCGCCGGCAGTGGCTCGAAAGCCAGATCCCCATGGGGGCGACGGGGCTTGGACGTAGTAGAGTGCCCGCCACTCGTCTTCATGAGCTTCTCCCTGCCTCAGGCGCTGGTGTTGCTCGTGCCCCTCGGGCTCTTCCTCTGGAAGCGCGGGGCACGCCCGGGTCCGCCCATGCCCTTGCGGTGGGGCCTGCTGGTGCTCGCCGTGGCCGCGCTCGCCGGGCCCGAACTGCTGCTGCGCGACGCGGGGAGTGATGTGGTGGTGGTGGTCGATCGCTCGCGCTCCATGCCACTGGACGCGGACCGTGTCGCCCTGGAGCTGGTGAAGCTGCTGGAGGCCCAACGCCGTCCAGGGGACCGGCTGGGCGTCATCACCTTTGGACGCGAGGCGCGGGTGGAGCA is from Hyalangium minutum and encodes:
- a CDS encoding Ku protein; translation: MARPMWKGSVNFGLVNVPIRMYRAVSPRDVRFHQLHAKDKARIRERRICEAEGTEVPYDEIIKGYEISKGVYVTITPEELKALAPKGTYAIDIEDFVPSNDIHPLFYDAHYHLVPETNAARAYALLSQALESSGRIGVGRVVLRTKQYTCAVRPNGPGLMLSLMNSVDEVLPLEQIDGMPSHMPKVNARELATAEQLIESLSAPFDPEKYRDVYREQLEEVLKQKAGGVEIRPSPAAEPEYSAPANLMEALKKSLAAAKRTRDREEEATKPQRATRATRTSGTRRVRSQAAARTARSRKKKS